A single Haloglycomyces albus DSM 45210 DNA region contains:
- a CDS encoding DUF3027 domain-containing protein → MPESSSTIVRNRKRRPRLDKILAEAVDRAREAAEEAGEGVGAHLEAVAEDDRVVTHYFETTLAGYRGWCWSVVTTRAPRSRNVTVSEVALLPGSDALQAPEWVPWLHRLDEGEVGVGEILPTSDEDARLMPAYQLSDDFAVEDIAFELGVGRERVMNRDGRIDTAQRWYEGDHGPYSPVAEAAPRDARCGTCGFFLPLAGSMRLAFGACANMYSKEDGKVVSADHGCGAHSQVGEFVDTSPRGVFQSETVFNDAESEEL, encoded by the coding sequence GTGCCAGAGAGCTCTTCAACCATTGTTCGAAACCGCAAGCGCCGCCCCCGCCTCGACAAGATTCTGGCGGAAGCGGTGGACCGCGCTCGCGAAGCGGCCGAAGAGGCCGGGGAGGGCGTCGGCGCTCACCTTGAGGCCGTCGCCGAGGACGACCGTGTTGTCACCCACTACTTCGAGACCACCCTCGCCGGGTATCGAGGTTGGTGCTGGTCGGTCGTGACGACCCGTGCGCCGCGCTCCCGGAACGTGACCGTCTCCGAAGTGGCCCTGTTGCCGGGTTCGGACGCCCTGCAGGCGCCCGAATGGGTTCCGTGGCTGCATCGGCTCGACGAGGGCGAGGTCGGCGTCGGTGAGATACTTCCCACCTCCGACGAAGACGCTCGTCTCATGCCCGCCTATCAGCTGTCCGACGACTTCGCGGTCGAGGACATCGCCTTCGAACTCGGCGTCGGTCGGGAACGGGTGATGAATCGCGACGGCCGTATCGATACCGCACAGCGTTGGTACGAAGGCGACCACGGCCCCTACTCTCCGGTCGCCGAGGCGGCCCCGCGCGACGCGCGGTGTGGAACGTGTGGCTTCTTTCTGCCGTTGGCCGGTTCGATGCGTCTTGCGTTCGGAGCCTGCGCGAACATGTATTCGAAGGAAGACGGCAAGGTCGTGTCCGCCGATCACGGCTGTGGGGCGCACTCGCAGGTCGGGGAATTCGTCGACACGTCGCCGCGCGGGGTGTTTCAGTCCGAGACTGTGTTTAACGACGCCGAGTCGGAGGAACTGTGA
- a CDS encoding DUF2530 domain-containing protein, protein MPANREQPNNGSEPTEEELLTPTFVPARYPEKRGTEPLRIAMMPIFALGTCVWIVAFLLTVVYRDSLEADGRGWWAVCAAIGIALGILGTTTMFFRDRRVRQAREAERHSSSDSASLNTVSD, encoded by the coding sequence GTGCCAGCCAACCGCGAGCAGCCGAACAACGGTTCCGAACCCACCGAAGAGGAGCTACTCACTCCGACCTTCGTTCCCGCACGGTACCCCGAAAAGAGAGGCACCGAGCCGCTGCGGATCGCCATGATGCCCATATTCGCCCTCGGCACATGCGTATGGATCGTGGCGTTCCTCCTCACGGTCGTCTACCGGGATTCACTCGAAGCGGACGGTCGCGGCTGGTGGGCCGTCTGCGCCGCGATCGGCATCGCGCTCGGCATCCTCGGCACCACCACCATGTTCTTCCGCGATCGCCGAGTACGCCAAGCGAGAGAGGCGGAGCGTCACAGTTCCTCCGACTCGGCGTCGTTAAACACAGTCTCGGACTGA
- the sepH gene encoding septation protein SepH: MRPVRFVALSDDGQALVLADELGRLLALPLDERVQSTIDISQSDTGDPKIMVKDDGNKSSTPRHALNLSPRDIQTRIRSGESADDIATSASVPVDRVLRYAGPVLQERAMLAQSARRAHLNTSGENERMSTVVDAKLAQHGVDPETVSWDAWRLEDGSWMVQAAWSSGKTTAHACWQLDRTRRSVRPDDEMAQFLSSQTPQPRLTTNMTSGPAVGRKDHANADQPTRDPMHGVSRQAGLSGSNGSTVEVPAVDDTEAPARTTREPAAVSSAGLDEPLVGRSASGDGGSSPAPTGDHLHRDRLKEVLERPFEPEMTDSRSSRSGPTGLPGSTTGSEERESPEVPSLALLRPGDHKNERTGGSGDDPLMAASGGRSRSELPAWDDVLFGGK; this comes from the coding sequence ATGAGACCAGTGAGGTTCGTAGCCCTCTCGGATGATGGCCAAGCACTTGTGCTCGCGGATGAGCTGGGCAGGCTATTGGCCCTTCCACTCGACGAACGTGTTCAGTCAACAATTGACATTAGCCAATCCGATACCGGAGACCCCAAGATCATGGTCAAAGACGACGGCAATAAATCCAGTACGCCGCGTCATGCTTTGAACCTGTCGCCCCGCGATATTCAGACGCGGATCAGATCCGGTGAATCGGCCGACGACATCGCCACGTCCGCATCGGTTCCAGTGGATCGCGTCCTGCGATACGCGGGTCCGGTCCTCCAAGAACGAGCCATGCTGGCGCAATCGGCTCGGCGAGCCCATCTCAACACTTCGGGCGAAAACGAACGCATGTCCACTGTGGTGGATGCGAAGCTCGCACAGCACGGCGTCGACCCCGAAACCGTCTCCTGGGACGCCTGGCGACTCGAAGACGGCTCCTGGATGGTGCAGGCGGCCTGGTCGTCCGGAAAGACCACCGCCCATGCCTGCTGGCAGTTGGATCGCACCCGTCGCAGCGTGCGGCCCGACGACGAAATGGCGCAGTTCCTGTCCAGCCAGACACCACAGCCGCGCCTGACCACGAACATGACCTCCGGCCCGGCCGTGGGACGGAAGGACCACGCCAACGCCGACCAGCCCACACGCGATCCCATGCACGGAGTCAGCCGTCAAGCCGGTCTGTCCGGAAGCAACGGGTCCACTGTGGAAGTGCCGGCGGTGGACGACACCGAAGCGCCCGCCCGGACCACACGCGAACCCGCCGCCGTGAGCTCGGCAGGGCTCGACGAACCCCTGGTTGGACGCTCAGCGTCCGGCGACGGAGGATCGTCACCAGCGCCCACCGGCGACCACCTGCACCGCGACCGTCTCAAGGAAGTGCTGGAGCGTCCCTTCGAGCCGGAGATGACAGACTCACGCTCATCACGATCGGGACCCACCGGGCTACCCGGATCCACCACCGGAAGCGAAGAGCGCGAAAGCCCGGAAGTACCGTCGCTGGCGCTCCTGCGCCCCGGCGACCACAAGAACGAACGTACCGGCGGATCCGGAGACGACCCGCTCATGGCCGCCTCGGGCGGGCGCTCACGAAGCGAACTACCAGCATGG